In one window of Fusobacteria bacterium ZRK30 DNA:
- a CDS encoding ArdC family protein gives MKHTKEEKREFFKKQMDELKRNIEDKIQNFMSDSEELKKFISFRRKHFYSYSLNNTLLIYRQMPGATFVTGYKKWQELGYTVKKGAKALAIMIPMIKKVEDKVTGKIESKIFGFKKGNIFDVSQVEATEESVELPSIDVSLKVTKSTLYKPQELLYGTKAFIEQHCLIIESKDLEQALGMTDGKNIYIKPTKNRVDMAGILIHEFTHYYNHFKENRKELNKDLKESEAELCTLIFGSYFNLNIEGAYKYLSMYKDDRDLIKCFETAYKTFEYILDGSENHKGLESILEGQKN, from the coding sequence ATGAAACATACAAAAGAAGAAAAAAGAGAATTCTTTAAAAAACAAATGGACGAGCTCAAAAGAAATATAGAAGATAAGATACAAAATTTTATGTCTGACTCAGAGGAGCTGAAGAAATTTATCTCATTTAGAAGAAAACATTTCTACAGCTATAGCTTAAATAATACTCTACTAATCTACAGACAGATGCCAGGAGCTACATTTGTAACTGGATATAAGAAATGGCAAGAGCTAGGTTATACAGTAAAAAAAGGAGCTAAAGCATTAGCTATAATGATTCCTATGATAAAAAAGGTTGAGGACAAGGTAACAGGGAAAATTGAATCAAAGATATTCGGATTTAAGAAAGGAAATATATTTGATGTGAGTCAAGTAGAAGCTACGGAGGAATCAGTAGAATTACCAAGTATTGATGTTAGTCTAAAAGTCACCAAAAGTACCCTGTATAAGCCTCAGGAGCTCCTATATGGCACAAAAGCCTTCATTGAGCAGCATTGCCTTATAATTGAATCTAAAGACCTAGAACAAGCTCTTGGAATGACTGATGGGAAAAATATATACATTAAGCCAACAAAGAACAGAGTGGATATGGCAGGAATATTAATCCATGAGTTTACCCACTATTATAATCATTTCAAAGAGAATAGAAAGGAACTAAATAAGGATCTAAAGGAAAGTGAGGCGGAATTATGCACTCTTATCTTTGGATCCTATTTTAATTTAAATATCGAAGGTGCCTACAAGTATCTATCCATGTATAAAGATGACAGAGATTTAATCAAATGTTTCGAGACTGCATATAAGACTTTTGAGTATATATTAGATGGCTCAGAAAACCATAAGGGCTTAGAATCAATTTTAGAAGGTCAGAAAAATTAA
- a CDS encoding DUF960 domain-containing protein codes for MSQIYVTHNINQNLDLRILTFITGEISHMDRKVDYLQVFDLEDEILTHSSEQPEYKKVYPLGRKYGDCKIFAIRTEEEKRSFWTIMYSEEY; via the coding sequence ATGAGCCAAATCTACGTAACGCACAACATTAACCAAAATCTAGATCTAAGAATCTTAACTTTTATCACAGGTGAAATATCTCATATGGATAGAAAAGTTGACTACCTTCAAGTGTTTGATCTTGAAGATGAGATACTAACTCATTCATCAGAGCAACCAGAATACAAGAAAGTCTATCCTCTAGGTAGAAAATATGGTGATTGTAAAATATTTGCAATCAGAACTGAAGAGGAGAAGAGAAGTTTTTGGACTATCATGTATAGCGAAGAGTATTGA
- a CDS encoding Rad52/Rad22 family DNA repair protein produces MDKSIEIIIQQLKEPFVEDQLEFKVGATNKDKTMGLALAYVEARSIQDRLDEVVGFNSWKVSYREVKDGFLCSLSLRINNEWISKEDGAQLTDYEFVKGGISSAFKRVASSGFGIGRYLYGVRNQWFPIVPKGKGYDFAITPIIDFKDLGTISKSKNTKPITENPKDRLQRARLMKLTFGKYSGKTLGEIFENDRRYFDYLKDKGQDPNLINACKYLETLMVS; encoded by the coding sequence ATGGATAAGTCTATAGAGATAATAATACAACAACTAAAAGAACCATTTGTAGAAGATCAATTAGAATTTAAAGTTGGTGCTACAAATAAAGATAAAACAATGGGGTTGGCTCTAGCATATGTAGAAGCTAGATCTATCCAAGACAGATTAGATGAAGTTGTAGGATTTAATAGCTGGAAGGTCAGCTATAGGGAAGTAAAAGATGGGTTTCTATGCTCCTTATCTCTCAGGATTAATAATGAATGGATAAGTAAAGAGGATGGTGCTCAACTAACAGATTATGAATTTGTCAAAGGGGGCATATCATCTGCCTTTAAGAGAGTAGCTTCTAGTGGATTTGGTATAGGTAGGTATCTATATGGAGTCAGAAATCAATGGTTTCCTATAGTTCCCAAAGGTAAGGGATATGACTTTGCTATAACCCCTATAATAGATTTTAAAGATTTAGGTACAATTTCTAAATCTAAAAACACTAAACCTATCACTGAAAACCCAAAGGATAGACTTCAAAGAGCTAGATTGATGAAACTTACTTTCGGTAAATATAGCGGGAAGACTTTAGGAGAAATATTTGAGAATGATAGAAGGTATTTTGATTACCTCAAAGATAAGGGACAAGATCCAAACCTAATCAATGCTTGTAAATATCTGGAAACTCTAATGGTTAGTTAA
- a CDS encoding transposase has protein sequence MAKYDNEFKKEIAELVHNKIKSRSEIKREYGIAPSTVVGWEKQFFGELKKRDDLSPQELEIIKLKKLLKEKEEENDILKKATAIFSRNLK, from the coding sequence ATGGCAAAATATGATAATGAATTTAAGAAGGAAATCGCTGAATTAGTTCATAACAAAATAAAAAGTAGATCAGAGATTAAACGCGAATATGGAATAGCTCCTAGCACTGTAGTTGGTTGGGAAAAACAATTCTTTGGAGAATTAAAAAAAAGAGATGATCTTTCACCTCAAGAATTAGAAATAATAAAACTAAAAAAATTATTAAAAGAAAAAGAAGAGGAAAATGATATTTTAAAAAAGGCTACAGCCATATTCTCAAGGAACTTAAAGTAA
- a CDS encoding IS3 family transposase — MKNHRKAHSIKRLCGTLGVSKSGFYKQLHQKETKTYRDKLMILEYINNIRKNKHKKAYGAPRLKTQLLDEYKIKTTIKRISKIMREYGIKVNGIKKFKASSASSKPPQNIKENLLKQNFKAERKNQIWVTDITYIWTKDGWLYLSSILDLWSKKIVHYEIRNTMDKKLVIDTLEKAYLKEQPELETIIHSDQGSQYTSNDYCKLIEQLKMKQSMSRRGNCYDNAVIE, encoded by the coding sequence ATTAAAAATCACAGGAAAGCTCATAGTATAAAGCGGTTATGTGGTACTTTGGGGGTTTCTAAAAGTGGATTTTACAAGCAACTTCACCAGAAGGAGACTAAGACTTATAGAGATAAGTTAATGATCTTGGAATATATTAATAACATTAGAAAGAATAAGCATAAGAAAGCCTATGGGGCGCCTAGATTAAAAACTCAGTTACTGGATGAATACAAAATAAAAACAACAATTAAAAGAATTTCAAAGATAATGAGAGAATATGGCATAAAAGTTAATGGAATCAAAAAGTTTAAAGCTAGTTCAGCCTCTTCAAAACCACCGCAAAATATCAAAGAGAATTTACTAAAGCAAAATTTTAAAGCAGAAAGAAAAAATCAAATTTGGGTAACAGACATAACATATATTTGGACTAAAGATGGATGGCTATACTTAAGTAGTATCCTAGATTTGTGGAGCAAAAAAATAGTTCATTATGAGATTAGGAATACAATGGATAAGAAACTTGTAATAGATACACTAGAAAAAGCGTACTTAAAAGAGCAGCCTGAGTTAGAAACAATAATTCATAGTGATCAAGGGTCACAATATACAAGTAATGATTATTGTAAGTTGATTGAACAGCTGAAAATGAAGCAGTCTATGAGTAGAAGAGGTAACTGTTATGATAATGCAGTTATTGAGTAA
- a CDS encoding IS3 family transposase, translating to MIYLQGVISAKEMKLRVFDYIEGFYNRERLHSANGNMSPLKFEEKYEEKLSTILT from the coding sequence ATGATCTATTTACAAGGTGTAATTAGTGCGAAAGAGATGAAATTAAGAGTTTTTGATTACATTGAAGGATTTTATAATAGGGAAAGATTGCATAGTGCAAACGGGAATATGAGTCCCTTAAAATTTGAGGAAAAATACGAAGAAAAGTTGTCCACTATATTGACATAA
- a CDS encoding glutamate mutase L → MDNAILLDFGSTHTKVVVVSLKEEKILHTNCFASTVKTDARVGLQQCLDSAKSVLSEDKFEKAIKLASSSAAGGLRMAVIGLSQSLSIKAGRNTAFGAGGKILFTLSGKITPEQVQEFVDAKVEIVLFCGGYENGNETIVLHNAAILAESNLRIPIIYAGNSAIVPSVRGLMRIGRKECFIANNLIPDIRQLNTAMAEDIVREVFLQRIVNMKGLDKVKKTLDDILMPTPSAVLSAGELLTKGTESESGIGELMIIDIGGATTDVHSFAEQTSYKGARLSGAKESYSKRTVESDLGVRESSGLMLNEVGIEKLSETCGKKVEWIKDSIEHRVVVNGYIPDTEDEKHLDEVLAEIAARSSTRRHAGRIEHVHSANCKLLQVGKNITTVKNIIGTGGPIIHNKDPKKVLSSVFKSGKKEENFLLPMTSKLYLDKKYILYSMGLLREVAPNIALRILKKELKEL, encoded by the coding sequence ATGGATAATGCTATTTTATTAGATTTTGGGAGTACCCATACAAAAGTTGTCGTTGTTTCATTAAAAGAAGAGAAGATTCTTCATACTAACTGTTTTGCTTCAACAGTAAAAACAGATGCTAGAGTTGGATTGCAACAATGTTTAGACAGTGCAAAAAGTGTACTATCAGAAGATAAATTTGAAAAAGCAATTAAATTAGCTTCTTCAAGTGCAGCTGGTGGATTAAGAATGGCAGTAATAGGTCTTAGCCAAAGCTTGAGTATAAAAGCTGGAAGAAATACAGCATTTGGAGCAGGTGGAAAGATTTTGTTCACACTTTCGGGAAAAATAACACCTGAACAAGTTCAAGAATTTGTCGATGCAAAAGTGGAAATTGTTTTATTTTGTGGTGGATATGAAAATGGGAATGAAACAATTGTATTACATAATGCAGCTATCTTGGCTGAAAGTAATCTAAGAATCCCAATTATATATGCAGGTAATAGTGCAATCGTTCCTAGTGTTAGAGGTTTAATGCGAATAGGAAGAAAAGAATGTTTTATAGCAAATAATCTTATCCCAGATATTAGACAATTAAATACTGCAATGGCTGAGGATATAGTCAGGGAAGTTTTCCTTCAGAGAATAGTTAATATGAAGGGATTAGATAAAGTAAAAAAAACATTAGATGATATCTTGATGCCTACCCCATCAGCTGTGCTTTCAGCCGGGGAATTACTGACAAAAGGAACTGAAAGTGAAAGTGGAATTGGTGAACTGATGATAATTGATATAGGCGGAGCTACTACTGATGTACATTCATTCGCTGAACAAACTTCATACAAAGGAGCCAGATTATCAGGAGCTAAAGAATCATATTCGAAACGTACTGTAGAAAGCGATTTAGGAGTTCGGGAATCATCCGGGCTTATGCTTAATGAAGTTGGTATTGAAAAATTATCAGAAACTTGTGGAAAAAAGGTAGAATGGATAAAAGATTCCATTGAACATCGTGTAGTAGTTAATGGATATATTCCCGATACTGAAGATGAAAAGCATTTAGATGAGGTTTTAGCCGAGATTGCTGCTAGGTCTTCTACACGAAGACATGCAGGACGTATTGAACATGTACATTCAGCAAATTGTAAATTATTACAGGTAGGTAAAAATATTACTACTGTAAAAAATATAATAGGCACAGGCGGTCCAATAATCCACAACAAAGACCCCAAAAAAGTACTATCATCAGTATTTAAAAGTGGTAAAAAAGAAGAAAATTTTTTATTGCCTATGACCTCTAAATTATATTTAGATAAAAAATATATTCTTTATTCTATGGGATTACTTCGAGAAGTGGCTCCCAATATTGCTCTAAGAATTTTGAAAAAAGAATTGAAAGAGTTATAA
- a CDS encoding cobalamin-dependent protein (Presence of a B(12) (cobalamin)-binding domain implies dependence on cobalamin itself, in one of its several forms, or in some unusual lineages, dependence on a cobalamin-like analog.), translating to MNIKFDKRFEWKDLPDMDTMRREVDAAAKDIKIGETLFFKEYGVKSENEYKLKCMKNGELTKHSHVGWNSWDETAKNIEFIYNELKKRGSHITRFGFICDWVMGVPKEYRHKLPKGTGLCLETPEEWAALGQVVPVQPHLSDHMIGCPNAWENTVYALKAGATSIGNVSHYFTYEYPGVDLEYDRTWNSMKAFYLMGKYEGTVVHSNIDDGFGNQFTDLVSITGWAMMERYIVEELLGARLSHAYGNLFSDPMGRIIMHNTMDRLNKYKTPGTMIFGNTVDYGLDIERNFGALSSFSLADAIFQRHCPTGHSVASVPVTEAIRVPTAQEIVDGHLCIDMMIEKSKFMEPYINWEKVEAETDVYIAAGSLFFERMMDGLENLGVDIKHPGQMMAALKAIGPKQLEDNFGVGTREKDGLRERIPVRPTDMTKILMDKKSIALDRIGNLKKRLEGKKVIVGTTDIHDYGKEIVKTIVAKAGATVFDLGTYVTPDELIETVLETEAKVIIISTYNGIALTYSKEVVEKIKKAGLDVQLVMGGLLNENLDGGSLAEDVTVQVKDLGVNCDNNMDLTIDIVEKIYSVVG from the coding sequence ATGAATATTAAATTTGATAAGAGATTTGAATGGAAAGATTTACCTGATATGGATACAATGCGTCGTGAAGTTGATGCTGCTGCCAAAGATATCAAAATTGGAGAAACTTTATTTTTTAAAGAATATGGTGTGAAATCTGAGAATGAATACAAATTAAAGTGCATGAAAAATGGAGAATTAACTAAACATTCTCATGTTGGTTGGAATAGTTGGGACGAAACAGCAAAAAACATTGAATTTATATATAATGAGTTAAAAAAACGTGGAAGTCATATTACACGTTTTGGATTTATATGTGATTGGGTAATGGGTGTTCCTAAAGAGTATAGACATAAACTTCCAAAAGGTACTGGGCTTTGTTTGGAGACACCAGAAGAATGGGCTGCATTAGGACAAGTAGTGCCTGTTCAACCCCACTTATCCGATCATATGATTGGTTGCCCAAATGCTTGGGAAAATACAGTTTATGCTCTTAAGGCTGGAGCTACTTCCATAGGTAATGTATCTCATTACTTTACTTATGAATATCCAGGAGTTGATTTAGAGTATGATCGTACTTGGAATTCAATGAAAGCATTCTATCTGATGGGAAAATATGAAGGTACTGTTGTTCATTCAAATATTGATGATGGTTTTGGTAATCAATTTACAGATTTAGTGAGTATAACAGGTTGGGCAATGATGGAGAGATATATCGTTGAAGAACTTTTAGGAGCTAGGTTATCTCATGCTTATGGTAACTTATTTAGTGACCCAATGGGAAGAATTATTATGCACAATACCATGGATAGATTAAATAAATATAAAACTCCTGGTACTATGATTTTTGGTAATACAGTTGATTATGGTTTGGATATTGAACGTAATTTTGGAGCTTTGTCATCATTTTCATTAGCAGATGCAATATTTCAACGTCACTGTCCTACAGGTCATTCAGTAGCTTCAGTTCCAGTAACAGAAGCTATCCGTGTACCAACTGCTCAAGAAATTGTCGATGGTCACCTTTGTATAGATATGATGATTGAAAAATCTAAATTTATGGAGCCATATATCAACTGGGAAAAAGTTGAAGCTGAAACTGATGTTTATATAGCTGCAGGAAGTTTATTCTTTGAAAGAATGATGGATGGTTTAGAAAATTTAGGTGTAGATATAAAGCATCCTGGTCAAATGATGGCAGCACTTAAAGCTATTGGACCTAAACAATTAGAGGATAATTTTGGTGTTGGAACTAGAGAAAAAGATGGATTGAGAGAGAGAATCCCAGTGAGACCTACAGATATGACTAAAATTTTAATGGATAAAAAGTCGATTGCTCTAGATAGAATTGGAAATTTAAAAAAACGTTTGGAGGGGAAAAAAGTAATCGTTGGGACAACTGATATTCACGATTATGGTAAAGAAATAGTAAAAACAATAGTTGCTAAGGCAGGTGCAACAGTATTTGACCTAGGTACTTATGTTACTCCAGATGAACTGATTGAAACAGTTCTTGAGACTGAAGCTAAGGTGATAATTATCAGTACTTATAATGGTATTGCTCTTACTTATTCAAAAGAAGTTGTTGAAAAAATTAAAAAAGCTGGTTTAGATGTGCAGCTCGTTATGGGTGGATTACTCAATGAAAATTTAGATGGTGGAAGTCTTGCAGAAGATGTAACAGTTCAAGTTAAGGATTTAGGAGTAAATTGTGATAACAACATGGATCTTACAATAGATATTGTAGAAAAAATTTACAGTGTAGTAGGGTAG